Proteins co-encoded in one Nostoc sp. MS1 genomic window:
- a CDS encoding TrbI/VirB10 family protein gives MNHNPLTVDEIINLDDEKEELDDKLPPIDDTQNLTEHNLITSPWSRIGIIGVPLGVGFLVFYFLFNNIINGKPTANNPNQNEQKATQPTAQSNNSDGDVYAQLALAKQQEQLEKLNKNQEKTPALVQKSSPQELKPVAKQTQGAQVSSAPPPPKTYSSPSRTNSSPSTTYSPPSRTYSSPQRIVAASTPALDPMAELERLRSIGSFGQVVYGNTGTTTANAPITSLDSDTQTNVNTGQPLSQPLSQTDEPPLSTTEQTVEDMGIEKIRPRWSSSVKSNAKNYLPEEKQIIQGRKTQYLVVGQMASGVLVTPLIKEQSDSRNQNQKATTDDGRRYVARLTGELKDNHGQIAIPYGSLLAIELVSVDGANHAIAQVRSIILNNTEYQIKPGAITVLGDNSQPLIARKYHDRGGEIARGDLTVGVVSALGKVGEIINQPDTTEEIEDEFEGRIRRRSSGNQRNLTGALLEGAFGSLSSILGERARSSTEEIQSRPNIWYIPASSRVTFLVNRTLEMELP, from the coding sequence ATGAATCACAATCCCTTAACAGTTGATGAAATAATAAATCTTGATGATGAAAAAGAGGAGTTAGACGATAAATTACCCCCTATAGATGACACCCAAAATTTAACCGAGCATAATTTAATTACATCACCTTGGTCAAGGATAGGGATAATTGGTGTACCACTAGGTGTTGGCTTTTTAGTGTTTTATTTCCTGTTTAATAACATCATTAATGGTAAACCAACAGCGAATAACCCCAACCAAAATGAGCAAAAAGCGACACAACCAACAGCGCAATCAAACAACTCCGATGGGGATGTTTATGCACAGTTGGCTTTGGCCAAACAGCAAGAACAATTAGAGAAACTGAATAAAAATCAGGAAAAAACACCAGCCCTAGTACAAAAATCTTCTCCCCAAGAACTTAAACCAGTAGCCAAACAAACTCAAGGAGCGCAAGTATCATCTGCGCCACCACCGCCTAAAACTTATTCATCCCCATCAAGAACTAACTCGTCACCTTCAACAACCTATTCACCACCATCAAGAACATACTCCTCGCCACAACGTATAGTCGCAGCTTCAACACCAGCCCTCGACCCAATGGCAGAACTAGAACGACTGCGCTCAATCGGGTCGTTTGGTCAAGTGGTTTATGGCAATACTGGGACAACTACAGCAAATGCTCCTATTACTTCTTTAGATTCTGACACCCAAACAAACGTCAACACAGGGCAGCCACTATCTCAACCACTATCTCAAACTGATGAACCACCATTATCAACAACTGAGCAAACTGTAGAAGATATGGGCATAGAAAAGATTCGCCCCCGGTGGTCATCATCAGTAAAATCTAATGCTAAAAACTACTTACCAGAGGAAAAACAAATTATCCAAGGGCGTAAAACGCAATATCTGGTGGTAGGTCAGATGGCGAGTGGGGTTTTAGTTACTCCATTAATTAAAGAGCAATCCGACAGTAGAAATCAGAACCAGAAAGCTACCACAGATGATGGAAGACGTTATGTAGCAAGGCTTACAGGGGAATTGAAAGACAATCATGGGCAGATAGCCATCCCTTATGGCAGTTTATTAGCAATTGAATTAGTTTCAGTGGACGGAGCCAATCATGCGATTGCTCAAGTACGCAGCATCATTCTCAACAACACAGAATACCAAATCAAACCAGGAGCAATTACTGTACTAGGAGATAATAGTCAGCCCTTGATAGCCCGGAAATATCATGACAGAGGTGGTGAAATTGCACGAGGTGATCTTACTGTCGGGGTAGTGTCTGCTCTAGGCAAAGTTGGTGAAATAATTAATCAACCTGATACCACAGAGGAAATTGAGGATGAGTTTGAAGGCAGAATCAGACGACGCAGCAGTGGAAATCAACGGAATCTCACCGGGGCGCTATTGGAGGGTGCATTTGGTTCTCTTTCGTCTATTTTAGGTGAACGCGCTCGGAGTTCTACCGAAGAAATTCAGTCTCGTCCCAATATCTGGTACATCCCCGCTTCCAGCCGTGTAACATTCTTGGTTAACCGCACTTTGGAGATGGAATTACCATGA
- a CDS encoding transposase, producing MPDILSLLQCLLPQINATTMRQLNQIILAMLAMSGRVTMLGISRWTGSGGSYRTMLRFFHTVIPWATLFWLFFHKHLFRPNEIYLLAGDEVVISKSGKQTYGLDRFFSSLAGKPISGLSFFTLSLVSVEQRHSFPIQIEQVIKSDIEKSSSSPTKEIKPQEKRGRGRPKGSKNKNKTQVVLTSELLRIQKMIKSLFKLLAKFIPLTYLVLDGHFGNNNALQMARQVNLHIISKLRSDSALYIPYQHPDPNSRSRRKYGDKIDYNNIPKKYLCQSTVDDDIQTDVYQVTLLHKEFAQSLNVVILVKTNLKTHARSHVILFSSDLKLSSEKIIDYYKLRFQIEFNFRDAKQFWGLEDFMNLSQTAVTNAANLAFFMVNLSHHLLADFRLLNPDSGILDLKAHYRGFRYVREILKMLPEIPEPILLTQIFAKLTSLGRIHNVSTGVEPS from the coding sequence ATGCCCGATATCTTATCACTCCTGCAATGCCTCCTGCCGCAGATAAACGCTACGACGATGCGGCAATTGAACCAGATAATCCTGGCCATGTTAGCAATGAGTGGCCGAGTGACGATGTTGGGAATTTCTCGTTGGACAGGTAGTGGTGGCAGTTATCGAACGATGTTGAGATTCTTTCATACGGTAATACCTTGGGCGACATTGTTTTGGTTATTCTTTCACAAGCATTTATTTCGTCCGAATGAGATATATTTGCTAGCGGGAGATGAAGTTGTGATAAGTAAATCAGGAAAACAAACTTATGGACTGGATAGATTTTTTTCTAGCCTGGCTGGTAAACCCATATCAGGGCTATCTTTTTTTACATTATCATTAGTCAGTGTTGAGCAAAGGCACTCGTTTCCGATTCAGATAGAACAGGTGATAAAGAGCGATATAGAAAAAAGTAGCTCGTCACCAACCAAAGAAATAAAACCGCAAGAAAAACGTGGGCGTGGGCGACCAAAGGGAAGTAAAAACAAGAATAAAACCCAGGTAGTTCTCACATCTGAATTACTCAGAATTCAGAAGATGATTAAGTCGCTATTTAAGTTATTAGCTAAATTTATTCCCCTTACTTACTTAGTATTGGATGGACACTTTGGGAATAATAATGCCTTGCAGATGGCTCGTCAAGTTAACTTGCATATAATTTCTAAGCTTCGCTCTGATTCAGCATTATATATACCTTATCAACACCCTGACCCCAATAGTCGCTCTCGTCGTAAATACGGAGACAAAATTGACTACAACAACATACCTAAGAAGTATTTATGTCAAAGTACCGTTGATGATGATATCCAAACTGACGTTTATCAAGTTACATTACTTCACAAAGAATTTGCCCAATCTCTAAATGTAGTTATTCTCGTCAAAACCAATCTTAAAACTCATGCTCGTAGTCATGTAATTCTATTTTCTAGTGATCTAAAATTGTCATCTGAAAAAATAATTGACTACTACAAGCTACGCTTTCAGATCGAATTCAATTTTCGAGATGCCAAGCAATTTTGGGGATTGGAAGATTTTATGAACTTAAGTCAAACTGCTGTAACTAATGCTGCTAATCTAGCATTCTTTATGGTCAACTTATCCCATCATCTTCTCGCGGATTTTCGTCTCCTTAATCCCGACTCCGGCATCCTTGACCTTAAGGCTCACTATCGTGGTTTTCGATATGTCCGTGAAATTTTAAAAATGCTTCCCGAAATACCTGAGCCTATTTTATTAACTCAGATTTTTGCCAAACTTACTTCTTTGGGACGTATTCATAACGTTTCTACAGGCGTTGAACCCTCGTAA
- a CDS encoding ISLre2 family transposase, whose protein sequence is MAKNISATLDLNKSVKSFHLQVTKLLEFTNITEWDGKKLREREKEIREQAMILAGQCIAVLLYNLSVSPKILNYSVSQTQGWRNLNTQKHGSKKRKIVTIGNVEVTLTLPYVLERNPTSKESDNPLLNEPKIKTSNQGFCPFLKWLGMSEGITPLVWSIIAKYGAIASSFDAARSTLTDWGINVSLKRIERLTYLFGEIGINLRQSKILNLEMNHLSNSNVLKGQRVVIAVDGGRTKIRFNKKGRRSKKTNRHGFVGEWMEPKLLTIYVVNEEGKKIRTSTIPITNDGTYSGYKEFLKILEMYLVNLGISEAKQVLLIADGAEWIWIHIPLLLKKLKCPLETYQLLDFYHAASHLQDFADAAFSTDNERQSWFKKSRKILKKGQALDLMRNMGEFISEATGERCKIMVRERNYILKAYRRRLLKYNEVAARKLPLGSGAVESLIRQVVNLRMKGNSKFWLQNNAEIMLHLRCQWIAKSWDNFCDSIFNSFIKPQTG, encoded by the coding sequence ATGGCAAAAAATATAAGTGCAACTCTTGATTTAAACAAGTCAGTTAAAAGTTTTCACTTACAGGTCACAAAACTTTTAGAATTTACAAATATCACAGAGTGGGATGGAAAAAAGCTGAGAGAACGAGAAAAAGAAATTAGAGAACAGGCAATGATTTTAGCAGGTCAATGTATAGCTGTTTTATTATATAATCTTTCCGTATCCCCAAAAATCCTAAACTATTCTGTTAGTCAAACACAGGGATGGAGAAATTTAAATACACAAAAACATGGTTCTAAAAAGCGAAAAATAGTAACAATTGGAAACGTCGAAGTAACTTTAACTTTACCTTATGTACTTGAACGGAATCCCACAAGTAAAGAATCTGATAATCCTCTGCTCAATGAGCCAAAAATAAAAACTTCAAATCAAGGATTTTGTCCGTTTTTAAAGTGGCTAGGGATGTCTGAAGGTATTACCCCTCTAGTCTGGTCAATAATCGCAAAATATGGTGCGATCGCTAGTTCTTTCGATGCAGCACGTTCGACGCTAACGGATTGGGGAATAAATGTTAGTTTAAAACGAATCGAACGCCTGACTTACCTTTTTGGTGAAATTGGTATTAATCTACGCCAATCAAAAATATTAAATCTGGAGATGAACCACTTATCTAATAGTAATGTTCTCAAAGGCCAACGAGTTGTAATCGCTGTAGATGGTGGAAGAACTAAAATTAGGTTTAATAAAAAAGGTAGACGCAGTAAGAAAACAAACCGTCATGGCTTTGTTGGTGAATGGATGGAGCCAAAGTTACTAACAATTTATGTAGTAAATGAAGAAGGTAAAAAAATTAGGACATCGACAATACCTATTACGAATGATGGCACATATTCAGGTTATAAAGAATTCCTCAAAATTTTAGAGATGTATTTAGTAAATTTGGGTATAAGTGAAGCCAAGCAGGTGTTATTGATTGCTGATGGTGCAGAGTGGATATGGATACACATTCCTCTTTTACTAAAAAAATTAAAATGCCCACTTGAAACTTATCAATTATTAGACTTTTATCACGCAGCATCACATTTACAAGATTTTGCTGATGCCGCTTTTAGTACAGATAATGAGCGTCAATCCTGGTTTAAAAAATCTCGGAAAATTTTAAAGAAAGGTCAGGCACTAGATTTAATGAGAAATATGGGTGAATTTATTTCCGAGGCAACAGGAGAGCGCTGTAAAATTATGGTAAGAGAGCGAAATTATATTTTAAAAGCGTATAGAAGGAGGCTTTTAAAATATAACGAAGTTGCAGCTCGAAAATTACCTCTCGGTAGTGGTGCAGTTGAAAGTTTAATTCGTCAAGTTGTTAATTTACGCATGAAAGGAAACAGTAAGTTTTGGTTACAAAATAATGCAGAAATTATGTTACATCTGCGTTGTCAATGGATAGCTAAAAGTTGGGATAATTTTTGTGATTCTATCTTTAATTCTTTTATCAAACCCCAAACTGGTTGA
- a CDS encoding peroxidase family protein has protein sequence MSGFGHGSVGTREQAFTRLLPLRAKSYPTHELLKLANSIKSDPDTVKDGPDPEENLLLPAGYTYFGQFIDHDLTFDNTSSLNPADIGSVDRLPSNLRTPRFDLDSLYGDGPDAQPFLYDEDGATLLYKNGTANQVEPTASNTKLVKDFKNQADQDLLRSPNGRAIIGDKRNDENSIISQIQLSFVKYHNAVVAKLKQNNHKLQDDQKLTGTALFEAAQNEVRWAYQKIVIEDFLPRIVNADVLEGLKDKTRDQRAQNYALYTEDKRENLPREFVVAAYRFGHSGVRFGYRLNNDQRFSIFPGSDNDNPDDDSLLGFEPLPSHHVIDNWARFFPLTSPGVLPNESRESPADETPDPKVRLQLAYKIDSNLVDPLGVLPPPVLPTSQNVGGVIKEVRDAISPDTLPDTKVPPRPSLALLNLLRGNNYRVQSGQQIVKALQDKGFTQAIPLTSDQLSVRQSAGENSAGDALFKFEPIAENLQNDTPLWFYILAEAQAPLVDHFGVGKSFSEVELLNGVGAKTQLGWVGGRIVAEVFYGLLDSDQESYINKAPKDWQPILGGDQTVIFANLLKFAGQNIEPPQTSTSTHKNSGSC, from the coding sequence ATGAGTGGATTTGGTCACGGTTCCGTCGGCACAAGAGAACAAGCATTTACACGTTTACTGCCTTTAAGAGCAAAAAGCTACCCGACCCATGAACTACTAAAACTTGCCAACAGCATCAAGTCAGACCCAGATACGGTGAAAGATGGCCCTGATCCTGAAGAAAATTTGCTCTTACCAGCAGGTTATACATACTTTGGTCAATTCATTGACCACGATCTAACCTTTGATAACACATCATCTTTAAACCCCGCAGATATTGGTTCTGTAGATCGTTTGCCAAGTAATTTACGAACTCCACGCTTTGATTTGGATTCCTTATACGGTGACGGGCCTGATGCTCAACCTTTTCTATACGATGAGGATGGTGCGACACTTCTATATAAAAACGGCACTGCAAATCAGGTTGAACCTACCGCTAGTAATACAAAGCTAGTTAAAGACTTTAAAAATCAAGCAGATCAAGACCTACTGCGTAGCCCCAATGGTCGCGCGATTATTGGTGATAAACGTAATGATGAAAACTCGATCATTAGTCAAATCCAATTGTCTTTTGTCAAGTATCATAATGCAGTAGTAGCAAAGCTCAAACAAAACAATCACAAACTGCAAGACGATCAGAAACTGACGGGTACTGCTTTGTTTGAAGCAGCACAAAACGAAGTACGCTGGGCTTATCAAAAGATAGTGATAGAAGACTTTTTGCCCCGCATTGTTAACGCAGATGTTCTAGAAGGTCTAAAAGACAAAACTCGTGACCAACGCGCTCAAAACTATGCTCTTTACACAGAAGACAAACGCGAAAATTTACCCCGCGAATTTGTAGTAGCAGCCTACCGTTTTGGACATTCTGGAGTGCGCTTTGGTTATCGTCTCAACAATGATCAACGCTTTAGCATTTTCCCTGGTAGCGATAATGACAACCCAGACGATGACAGTTTATTAGGATTTGAGCCACTGCCGAGTCATCATGTCATTGATAACTGGGCGAGATTTTTCCCGCTTACAAGTCCAGGAGTGTTACCCAATGAGTCTCGTGAAAGCCCTGCTGATGAAACGCCCGATCCAAAAGTACGCTTACAACTAGCTTACAAAATTGATTCCAACTTGGTTGACCCACTTGGCGTTTTACCGCCCCCTGTGTTGCCGACCAGTCAGAATGTTGGCGGAGTAATTAAAGAAGTTAGAGATGCCATCAGCCCTGACACCTTGCCAGACACGAAAGTACCACCACGTCCATCCCTGGCACTGCTTAATTTATTGCGAGGCAACAACTACCGAGTACAAAGCGGGCAACAGATTGTCAAAGCTCTACAGGACAAAGGTTTTACTCAGGCTATCCCTCTCACCTCAGATCAACTCAGTGTGCGACAATCGGCGGGTGAAAATTCGGCGGGTGATGCACTGTTTAAGTTTGAGCCAATTGCTGAGAATCTGCAAAACGACACCCCACTCTGGTTTTACATCTTAGCTGAGGCTCAAGCTCCCTTAGTAGATCACTTTGGTGTGGGAAAAAGTTTTTCCGAAGTAGAGTTACTCAATGGTGTTGGTGCTAAAACTCAGTTAGGTTGGGTAGGTGGTCGGATTGTAGCAGAGGTATTTTACGGACTTTTAGATTCTGATCAGGAATCTTATATTAATAAAGCACCTAAAGATTGGCAGCCAATTTTAGGTGGTGATCAGACAGTTATCTTTGCTAACCTACTCAAATTTGCAGGTCAAAATATCGAACCACCTCAAACCAGCACAAGCACCCACAAAAACTCAGGTTCTTGCTGA
- a CDS encoding transposase (programmed frameshift), producing MWNEYNNPRHIRTLNGVVELQLKIRRCQNKSCFLYKKVYRPEQEGSLALPQNEFGLDVIAYIGALRYQEHRSVPQIHAHLELKGICISQRTVTHLIDRYDELLSLWLKDHTRLKAIMANQGRVILAIDGMQPEIGHEVLWVIRDCLSGEILLAKTLLSSRNEDLVTLLLEVTNSLNVPIDGVVSDGQQSIRKAVGLALPSIAHGLCHYHYLKEAIKPIYEADRHAKKELKKKVRGLREIERSVTNEDQDLVTIIEDYCSAVRSSITNDGHPPLEASGLKLQENLTLIEQSLERMEKRSALPPPLVNLKHLLAKGLSATASLFSPVRVAYGWVDKASNILNNKIGLDAAGVKQSYQQLLTQMSQQKQKAGTLNTAIDNFIKTTNNYWSGLFHCYEIEDFPRTNNDLEHAFGMLRHHQRRCTGRKVAPSSLVIRGSVKLACAIATKLRSFTASDLAQVDIVTWLELRSQLQKHHKARIEQYRFRRDPKGYLANLESRLL from the exons ATGTGGAATGAATACAATAATCCTCGACATATAAGAACGTTAAATGGGGTAGTAGAATTACAGCTAAAAATTCGTCGATGTCAAAATAAGTCATGTTTCTTGTACAAAAAAGTGTATCGACCAGAGCAAGAAGGTTCTTTAGCTCTACCACAAAACGAATTTGGTTTGGATGTGATTGCTTATATAGGAGCATTACGCTATCAGGAACATAGAAGCGTTCCCCAAATACACGCTCACCTTGAATTAAAAGGTATATGTATAAGTCAACGAACGGTCACGCACTTAATTGACAGATATGACGAGTTACTTTCTTTATGGTTAAAAGACCACACTAGGTTAAAAGCCATAATGGCTAATCAAGGACGGGTAATATTAGCGATCGACGGGATGCAGCCAGAAATTGGACATGAGGTATTATGGGTAATTCGAGATTGCTTATCTGGAGAAATCTTACTTGCTAAAACCTTATTATCATCAAGAAATGAAGATTTAGTGACGCTATTACTAGAAGTAACTAATAGCCTAAATGTACCAATTGATGGAGTTGTTAGTGATGGGCAACAATCAATTCGCAAAGCTGTTGGGTTAGCATTACCTAGTATTGCTCATGGTTTATGTCATTACCATTACCTGAAAGAAGCTATTAAACCCATATATGAGGCGGATAGACATGCAAAAAAGGAATTG AAAAAAAAAGTTAGAGGATTACGAGAAATTGAACGTAGTGTTACCAATGAAGATCAGGATTTGGTGACTATTATTGAAGATTATTGCTCGGCAGTCCGTAGTTCTATAACCAATGATGGTCATCCACCCTTAGAAGCATCAGGGTTAAAGTTACAAGAAAATTTGACTTTGATAGAACAAAGCTTAGAACGGATGGAAAAAAGAAGTGCTTTACCACCACCTTTAGTCAATCTAAAACACCTTCTAGCTAAGGGATTATCTGCGACTGCATCTTTATTTTCACCTGTGAGGGTTGCATATGGGTGGGTTGATAAAGCTAGTAATATTCTCAATAATAAAATAGGTCTTGATGCTGCTGGTGTCAAACAAAGTTATCAGCAACTGTTAACTCAAATGTCCCAACAAAAGCAGAAAGCTGGCACATTGAACACCGCAATCGATAACTTTATAAAAACCACCAATAACTACTGGTCTGGACTTTTTCATTGTTACGAAATTGAAGATTTTCCTAGAACTAATAATGACTTAGAACACGCTTTTGGTATGCTACGTCATCATCAACGTCGTTGTACTGGTCGTAAGGTTGCTCCCTCATCCCTTGTTATTCGTGGCTCTGTCAAACTTGCTTGTGCCATTGCTACTAAACTTCGTTCTTTTACCGCATCTGATTTAGCACAAGTTGATATCGTTACTTGGCTCGAATTACGCTCTCAATTGCAAAAACACCACAAAGCCAGAATTGAACAGTATCGATTTCGCCGAGACCCCAAGGGTTACTTGGCTAATTTAGAGAGTCGTCTTCTCTAG